The segment AAGATCTCTCGTGATCGTAagttttttcaacttttgttcatttcaGTCCCTGATATTTCAAAATGGTTGTCCAttcgttttaatttttacctcatttcattttagtccctaaatttaaaaaaagaaaagggatctATCAAACGGatctattaatttaattattgagtATGTGATTGAAATACGTGTCGTCTATGTAAAGCAAATCCACCAAAAGAAGTGGCAATTATACCCCTTTAGAAAGTGGGTAGAATTGGcatcatttatattttgaaaaaccaaactaaattttaattaaaatattaatattaatattaataaatgttgGGTAagattcaatttcttttagatGTGGAACCCATTGGAGTTGGGtgttatttgtatttattggCATTTGATGCCCTATGTTACCCACTTCAAATTAATCCACTTATTGTCACACCCACTAACAAAATCGTTCGATCACGAACGagcttcatcttcatcacattttaaattcaattccATCATCGAATAAAACTTAACTTTCACTCAAAAAATGAGTTATCATTTAGTTGCAAGAACATTTATGTTTGCGCgtcttttaaagaaaaaacttcGATGTTCTAGCAAACTCGTGAACTTCAAAGTAGCGAAACTAGAGGTGTGCTTGTTTGACCTTATAGCAAGTAATTTCCCTCGAGAATCAATACGTGCTAGAAATGATGGTGTTGATGTGATGAGCAATAAAGACTTTGTTTAGAATGAATGAGTTTGAGTCATGTGGCCAACTACCTAAGATTTAATGTTCTATGAGTTTTCTTGGTAACGATCGAAGTATATATAAGTTCTTCCAAACTAAATTCATGTGGTCCTTCAAGTCTCTTAGAGCTATCTTTAGGGCCGACGATTCGCACCATAATAGGATCAAATAGTTGTCTTATGAGAGTGGTTGAGGTATACACAAGTTCTTTTGAACTAAATTCATGTGGTCCTTCAAGCGGGCGATTCGCACTATAGTAGGGTCAAATAGTTGTCCTATGAGAATGGTCGAGGTATACATAAGTTCTTCTGAACTAAATACATGTGGTCCTTTAAGTCTCTCGAAGCTGTCTTTAGAGCGGACAATTCACACTATAGTAGGATCAAGTAGTTGTCCTATGAGAATGGTCGATGCATACATAAGTTCTTCTGAACTAAGTTCATGTGGTTTTTCAAGTCTCTCGAAGTTGTCTCCCTATAGTAGGATCAAATAGTTGTCTGATGAGAATGGTCGAAGTATACATAAATTCTTCCGATTTAAGTTCATGTGGTCCTTAAGGTCTCTCGAAGCTGTCTTTAGAGCGGGCAATTCACACTATAGTAGGATCAAGTAGTTGTCCTATGAGAATGGTCGAGGTATACATAAGTTCTTCCAAACTAAATTCATGTGGTCTTTCAAGTCTCTCGAAGCTGTCTTTAGAGCAGGCGACTCGCCCTATAGTAGGATCAAATAGTTGTCTTATGAGAATGGTCGAGGTATACATAAATTCCTCCGAACTAAATTCATGTGGTACTTAAGGTCTCTCGAAGCTGTCTTTAGGGCGGTAATTCATCCCAGCTCTTAAAAACAACAACCttaaaacaatcaaatatAGAAACAAAGAACTGTGACCTAAATAAGAATATCATTTCAGGTATCTACTCCTCAGTTGGAACAAGAAAATGTAACTCTTTTGAGATCTTATGTATTCGATTATTCAAATGGTTTCGGTCATCTCTACCGATATGTCGACATGCTATTCACTATTGCAAACTTAAAAGGCCACAAATCTATAAGTTTTCATACTGTCATGAAACTAAGTAAATCATAGGAATGCCACAGAAGAGTAAGAATTGAAGACTAACCTATTTAATTACAAAGGTTTTGTATCAAAATGAATCGTCTTTTCTAATAATAAGGTTGAGCTAAATGAATGGTATAACATACCTCTGTGTACCGAGAAGACTTCGTCTGCTGCTTCTGTCTATCAGGAATTTATTCACTATTGTTGAAAATGGAGACTTCAGATGAATCCGTCTGAAAAAAAGAGTAAGATATCATGAACTATATGTGCAGGGTGCACCAGATGGTCCATCAACAAGGGGACCTCTCGACACAGGATTCACCCGTTTCGTTTCGCCTTCTTTGTGCCTTGGATTCATCAATATAGTTTTGGTATAAATAAGTCACAAAACCCCATATGGCTAGAAGCAAAGCAATGATCTTGACACCATTCATCTTGTCATGGAAAATTACAAGAGCTGCAAGGGGTGTAACAGCTAAGGAGACAGTACTGATTGCATTGGAGAAGAGGGAGGAGACGATGAAAATCAAGCCAACGACACCGACCGAACATGTCTGCCAAGCCACGGCTGTACCTACCAAAGTTAACACGTATGAAACTCGACCCTTTCCGAAACCTGCCATTTCGTGTGGCAAACTCTTCCATTCCCCACTAGCGAAAAGAGCAACAACTGAAACAATTGTGGCAACTATGGATGTATAGATTTGCATTTCCAAGACCACGGTAAAGGTCTCCCTCTTCAAAACCTTTTGAAAGGTAAGCTGCATAAGAGAAAGCAGCAAAGAGTATAATGCTGAAGCTCCAAGGGCACAGATGAAGCCAAAGAAATATTTCGACTTAGAGACTCCAGCAGGTCGTTCTGAATCGTCGTCGACAGCTAAAAGTGCAGAAGACAAGGAAAGGATAATCACAGAGTTCGAAATTAAAATCGTGAACTTTTGAGAGTTGATGA is part of the Cucurbita pepo subsp. pepo cultivar mu-cu-16 chromosome LG12, ASM280686v2, whole genome shotgun sequence genome and harbors:
- the LOC111807322 gene encoding probable purine permease 11 isoform X2, translating into MATVVQTAAFPVLFIPLFLVRSAKDTSTSTNPPSILILLLIYFSLGSVIALDNWLYSTGLLYLSASTYSLVCASQLAFNAVFSYFINSQKFTILISNSVIILSLSSALLAVDDDSERPAGVSKSKYFFGFICALGASALYSLLLSLMQLTFQKVLKRETFTVVLEMQIYTSIVATIVSVVALFASGEWKSLPHEMAGFGKGRVSYVLTLVGTAVAWQTCSVGVVGLIFIVSSLFSNAISTVSLAVTPLAALVIFHDKMNGVKIIALLLAIWGFVTYLYQNYIDESKAQRRRNETGESCVERSPC
- the LOC111807322 gene encoding probable purine permease 11 isoform X1, with protein sequence MTDNQQPILDKGVTSGDELPLAHLKRWQWWFLVALNIFFLIVGQAAAVLLGRFYYDQGGNSKWMATVVQTAAFPVLFIPLFLVRSAKDTSTSTNPPSILILLLIYFSLGSVIALDNWLYSTGLLYLSASTYSLVCASQLAFNAVFSYFINSQKFTILISNSVIILSLSSALLAVDDDSERPAGVSKSKYFFGFICALGASALYSLLLSLMQLTFQKVLKRETFTVVLEMQIYTSIVATIVSVVALFASGEWKSLPHEMAGFGKGRVSYVLTLVGTAVAWQTCSVGVVGLIFIVSSLFSNAISTVSLAVTPLAALVIFHDKMNGVKIIALLLAIWGFVTYLYQNYIDESKAQRRRNETGESCVERSPC